A single region of the Brassica rapa cultivar Chiifu-401-42 chromosome A03, CAAS_Brap_v3.01, whole genome shotgun sequence genome encodes:
- the LOC103855497 gene encoding F-box/LRR-repeat protein At5g02910 isoform X2 codes for MSDDCRENHSYRKIKRARDSTNGVDSISSLPDVILQHIFSLIPTKYAIRTSVLSKRWKHVWSETPSLDIDCYRYKPDSVYETIARRYSSPKITTFRLSISTTEAKPKQIDSLIEFAVSRSTEKLSLELRHAYAVAYRFPEVFFTSCSLKQLFVESGTIDTIPGHVTVSWRSLKTLSLRGCVLSDEACAKILSGSPLLECLTLFCDKLERLDLSECLMLKRLDVQCWEQELQIVAPRISFLSLTHSDESKCELADVSSLTEANVNIYCSRRLGFLYDDFGDPETGLADSLQVLILQTLEKLQSVEKLTLCGAFCLQILSLAVVCGVTFPMFKKMEALTLEMAIYPSIVPGVAKLLQNSPRLKTIKFETVDCKMLEETRLTNYLYWKGLETRQCWKPKDLDGSEPELMSSVMKFLLKKSGDDWYK; via the exons ATGTCGGACGATTGCCGAGAAAACCACAGCTACCGCAAAATCAAACGAGCTAGAGATTCAACCAACGGTGTGGATTCCATCAGCTCTCTACCCGACGTGATCCTCCAACACATCTTCTCTCTAATCCCGACAAAATACGCAATCAGAACCTCCGTCTTGTCCAAGCGATGGAAGCACGTATGGTCAGAAACACCTTCTCTCGACATCGATTGCTACAGATACAAACCCGATTCGGTCTACGAAACCATAGCTAGAAGATACTCATCTCCCAAAATCACGACCTTTCGTCTCTCCATCAGCACCACCGAGGCTAAACCTAAACAGATCGACAGCTTGATCGAGTTCGCCGTGTCTCGCAGCACGGAGAAGCTGTCTCTAGAGCTCCGTCATGCTTACGCTGTGGCTTACCGTTTCCCCGAGGTCTTCTTCACCAGCTGCTCTTTAAAACAGCTCTTTGTCGAATCGGGAACTATCGATACGATTCCTGGACACGTCACCGTGTCTTGGAGATCTTTAAAGACATTATCTTTGAGAGGCTGTGTGCTTTCTGATGAGGCATGTGCCAAGATCCTTTCTGGCTCTCCGCTTCTCGAATGCTTGACGTTGTTTTGTGATAAACTCGAGCGTCTTGATCTCAGCGAGTGTCTGATGTTAAAGAGGTTGGATGTTCAATGCTGGGAGCAAGAGCTGCAGATTGTGGCGCCGCGTATCAGTTTTTTGAGTTTGACTCATAGTGATGAGTCAAAATGTGAGTTAGCGGACGTCTCTTCTTTAACGGAAGCTAACGTGAACATCTACTGTTCCAGACGTCTTGGTTTCTTGTACGATGACTTTGGCGATCCGGAGACTGGTTTAGCTGATTCGCTTCAAGTGTTGATCCTCCAGACGCTTGAGAAGTTGCAGAGCGTGGAGAAACTTACTTTGTGTGGAGCTTTCTGTCTTCAG ATCTTATCTCTTGCCGTCGTTTGTGGTGTTACTTTTCCGATGTTCAAGAAGATGGAAGCTTTGACTCTTGAAATGGCTATCTATCCATCTATTGTTCCTGGTGTAGCAAAGCTGCTACAAAACTCGCCAAGATTAAAGACTATCAAATTTGAGACAGTTGACTGCAAAATGTTAGag GAGACTCGTCTTACCAACTACTTGTATTGGAAAGGCTTGGAAACGCGTCAATGTTGGAAACCGAAAGATTTGGACGGCTCTGAACCGGAACTCATGAGTTCTGTCATGAAATTTCTGCTGAAAAAAAGTGGAGACGATTGGTATAAG TAA
- the LOC103855497 gene encoding F-box/LRR-repeat protein At5g02910 isoform X1 — protein MSDDCRENHSYRKIKRARDSTNGVDSISSLPDVILQHIFSLIPTKYAIRTSVLSKRWKHVWSETPSLDIDCYRYKPDSVYETIARRYSSPKITTFRLSISTTEAKPKQIDSLIEFAVSRSTEKLSLELRHAYAVAYRFPEVFFTSCSLKQLFVESGTIDTIPGHVTVSWRSLKTLSLRGCVLSDEACAKILSGSPLLECLTLFCDKLERLDLSECLMLKRLDVQCWEQELQIVAPRISFLSLTHSDESKCELADVSSLTEANVNIYCSRRLGFLYDDFGDPETGLADSLQVLILQTLEKLQSVEKLTLCGAFCLQILSLAVVCGVTFPMFKKMEALTLEMAIYPSIVPGVAKLLQNSPRLKTIKFETVDCKMLEETRLTNYLYWKGLETRQCWKPKDLDGSEPELMSSVMKFLLKKSGDDWYKVGSYTFSLNKNSELSFVTDLTQDWFFR, from the exons ATGTCGGACGATTGCCGAGAAAACCACAGCTACCGCAAAATCAAACGAGCTAGAGATTCAACCAACGGTGTGGATTCCATCAGCTCTCTACCCGACGTGATCCTCCAACACATCTTCTCTCTAATCCCGACAAAATACGCAATCAGAACCTCCGTCTTGTCCAAGCGATGGAAGCACGTATGGTCAGAAACACCTTCTCTCGACATCGATTGCTACAGATACAAACCCGATTCGGTCTACGAAACCATAGCTAGAAGATACTCATCTCCCAAAATCACGACCTTTCGTCTCTCCATCAGCACCACCGAGGCTAAACCTAAACAGATCGACAGCTTGATCGAGTTCGCCGTGTCTCGCAGCACGGAGAAGCTGTCTCTAGAGCTCCGTCATGCTTACGCTGTGGCTTACCGTTTCCCCGAGGTCTTCTTCACCAGCTGCTCTTTAAAACAGCTCTTTGTCGAATCGGGAACTATCGATACGATTCCTGGACACGTCACCGTGTCTTGGAGATCTTTAAAGACATTATCTTTGAGAGGCTGTGTGCTTTCTGATGAGGCATGTGCCAAGATCCTTTCTGGCTCTCCGCTTCTCGAATGCTTGACGTTGTTTTGTGATAAACTCGAGCGTCTTGATCTCAGCGAGTGTCTGATGTTAAAGAGGTTGGATGTTCAATGCTGGGAGCAAGAGCTGCAGATTGTGGCGCCGCGTATCAGTTTTTTGAGTTTGACTCATAGTGATGAGTCAAAATGTGAGTTAGCGGACGTCTCTTCTTTAACGGAAGCTAACGTGAACATCTACTGTTCCAGACGTCTTGGTTTCTTGTACGATGACTTTGGCGATCCGGAGACTGGTTTAGCTGATTCGCTTCAAGTGTTGATCCTCCAGACGCTTGAGAAGTTGCAGAGCGTGGAGAAACTTACTTTGTGTGGAGCTTTCTGTCTTCAG ATCTTATCTCTTGCCGTCGTTTGTGGTGTTACTTTTCCGATGTTCAAGAAGATGGAAGCTTTGACTCTTGAAATGGCTATCTATCCATCTATTGTTCCTGGTGTAGCAAAGCTGCTACAAAACTCGCCAAGATTAAAGACTATCAAATTTGAGACAGTTGACTGCAAAATGTTAGag GAGACTCGTCTTACCAACTACTTGTATTGGAAAGGCTTGGAAACGCGTCAATGTTGGAAACCGAAAGATTTGGACGGCTCTGAACCGGAACTCATGAGTTCTGTCATGAAATTTCTGCTGAAAAAAAGTGGAGACGATTGGTATAAGGTTGGGAGTTACACTTTCTCACTAAACAAAAACTCTGAGTTATCTTTTGTCACTGACTTGACTCAAGACTGGTTCTTTCGTTGA
- the LOC103855500 gene encoding uncharacterized protein LOC103855500, which yields MEAKFQKSMISGIQTVPPVEVTKHRKVRSISVGDPLGAGIFQRTLNIVTYYKHAGDSGDRGWLVGGWMKESLGRALTLHPMTAGRLRWRRKTTAADEDGLEVVANDCGVRLVEARFPASLPEFFEMVKRDKGRAEAETVFWTDINEVDPQFSPLFYVQVTSFESGGYSVGISCSILLADILLETDFLTKWAQIQSSLAQYQTTLKPLFYLPSNKRINFLTELSRSASVLDRGEPLVFLAKTCSKMSLACVKKAVANRETTRANVFLFVKEQVGDKNRNTTERDGTKVDIHTSDEAISDCDCGDDIEEETDVGVLDLSLSFDDKFEGSSCWTGSISKGLVFGVPSTFGDTKSLVKFVIALPKK from the exons ATGGAGGCTAAATTCCAAAAGTCGATGATCTCTGGAATACAGACGGTCCCGCCGGTGGAAGTCACCAAGCACCGTAAAGTCCGCTCCATATCTGTTGGAGATCCCTTGGGAGCAGGAATATTCCAGCGGACATTAAACATAGTCACCTATTACAAGCATGCAGGTGATAGTGGTGATAGAGGATGGTTAGTGGGCGGGTGGATGAAGGAGTCGTTAGGGAGAGCCTTGACGTTGCATCCTATGACTGCTGGTAGACTGAGGTGGAGGAGGAAGACAACAGCGGCGGATGAAGATGGTCTGGAGGTGGTGGCTAATGACTGTGGCGTTAGGCTGGTTGAGGCTAGGTTCCCGGCGAGTTTGCCGGAGTTTTTTGAGATGGTGAAGAGAGACAAAGGCAGAGCTGAAGCAGAGACTGTCTTCTGGACAGACATTAATGAAGTTGATCCTCAATTCTCTCCATTGTTCTATGTTCAG GTGACTAGCTTTGAGAGTGGTGGGTACTCAGTTGGGATAAGCTGCAGCATCCTATTAGCTGATATCCTCCTTGAGACAGACTTCTTGACCAAATGGGCACAAATCCAAAGCTCTTTAGCTCAATATCAGACCACACTCAAACCACTCTTCTACCTCCCATCAAACAAAAGAATCAATTTCCTCACTGAACTGTCTAGGTCAGCCTCGGTTCTCGACCGCGGTGAACCCCTTGTTTTCCTGGCTAAAACATGCTCGAAAATGTCACTAGCATGCGTGAAAAAGGCCGTTGCAAACCGAGAAACAACTAGGGCGAATGTATTCTTGTTCGTCAAGGAACAAGTTGgtgataaaaatagaaatactactgAACGTGATGGTACGAAGGTAGACATTCATACGAGTGATGAAGCGATTAGCGACTGCGATTGTGGTGACGACATAGAAGAGGAGACAGATGTTGGAGTACTTGATCTGAGCTTGTCGTTCGATGACAAATTTGAAGGCAGTTCATGCTGGACTGGGTCTATCTCAAAAGGGCTTGTGTTTGGCGTCCCATCTACTTTTGGTGATACTAAGTCGCTTGTCAAATTTGTTATTGCATTGCCAAAAAAGTGA